In Vagococcus hydrophili, one DNA window encodes the following:
- a CDS encoding chloride channel protein: MKKNSLLIRIIFYGLLLSCLIGIISFIFIFLESNISHYVWGNLLPSSPFKTGFTLVFCLIGGVLIGKLREKWGDYPETAHHTIDDLKKNRTVDYRPVFKSLSVALLILIFGAGVGPEAALLSAIVMLSIWEADKMRYLFFNQETFLQLTPTERMKRMLHPTKYLVTFNSETSIKDEHLLTTKKNINRFFIVNGLVSFVILMKLTKQPSFISKMGDSNWQIKEILLLIPLIILGLFSGKLYRIFQKQMKVWFSFWPDKPVYKALIGSIAIFLIGTFTPNLLFSGQVTLGDVPTQHAKLSVIVLILAVVVKLVFLQICLNTGWIGGDIFPIVFSSILLGFAISQLLPSFDAIFIVATIATAMAVTILEAPVAVAIFTALFFPLHITPIILVTAFILKFAKQAVTKMKTAKGLN, encoded by the coding sequence ATGAAAAAAAATAGTTTACTCATTAGAATCATTTTTTACGGTCTACTCTTAAGTTGCTTGATCGGTATCATCTCTTTTATCTTTATTTTCTTAGAAAGTAATATCTCTCATTATGTTTGGGGAAACTTACTACCAAGCTCACCTTTTAAAACAGGCTTCACCTTAGTCTTTTGCTTAATCGGTGGCGTTTTAATCGGGAAGTTAAGAGAAAAATGGGGCGATTACCCAGAAACAGCTCATCACACGATTGATGACTTAAAAAAGAATCGCACAGTGGATTATCGACCTGTCTTTAAAAGTTTATCCGTTGCCCTTCTTATTTTAATTTTTGGTGCAGGGGTTGGTCCTGAGGCGGCTCTTTTAAGTGCGATTGTCATGCTTTCAATTTGGGAAGCAGATAAAATGCGTTATCTCTTCTTTAATCAGGAAACTTTTTTACAACTTACACCAACTGAAAGAATGAAACGAATGCTCCACCCAACAAAATATCTCGTTACTTTCAATTCAGAAACATCTATTAAAGATGAACACCTGTTAACAACTAAAAAAAATATCAATCGTTTCTTTATTGTAAATGGCTTAGTTAGTTTCGTGATTCTAATGAAATTAACCAAACAACCTTCTTTCATCAGTAAAATGGGAGATTCCAACTGGCAAATTAAGGAAATCCTTTTACTGATTCCTTTAATTATTTTAGGTCTATTTTCTGGAAAATTATACCGTATCTTCCAAAAACAAATGAAAGTTTGGTTTTCTTTTTGGCCAGATAAACCAGTTTATAAAGCATTAATTGGATCTATCGCTATTTTCTTAATTGGAACATTTACGCCTAATTTATTGTTTTCAGGTCAAGTTACCTTGGGTGATGTACCCACGCAACACGCTAAATTATCCGTTATTGTTTTAATTTTAGCTGTTGTCGTTAAATTAGTCTTCTTACAAATTTGCTTAAACACTGGCTGGATTGGCGGAGATATTTTCCCAATTGTCTTTTCTTCTATTTTATTAGGCTTTGCCATCTCACAATTACTACCAAGCTTTGATGCTATTTTCATTGTGGCTACAATTGCGACGGCTATGGCCGTGACCATCTTAGAAGCACCTGTTGCTGTGGCGATTTTTACCGCACTATTTTTCCCACTTCACATTACTCCGATTATTTTAGTAACAGCCTTTATCTTGAAATTCGCTAAACAAGCTGTCACTAAAATGAAAACAGCGAAAGGACTTAACTAA
- a CDS encoding ArsR/SmtB family transcription factor → MINTQKDSATKMLESFDPKRISTFFKLMSEEIRFKLTLILAYEGEMCVSDLAKHTETSISTTSHHLQILKKNEVIESRREGKQIFYFIQNKRVLHFIKVGLDFSNIPKY, encoded by the coding sequence ATGATAAACACCCAAAAAGACTCTGCTACAAAAATGTTAGAGAGTTTTGACCCTAAAAGAATTAGTACTTTTTTTAAATTAATGTCCGAAGAAATTCGGTTTAAACTGACCTTAATTTTAGCCTATGAAGGAGAGATGTGTGTCAGTGATTTAGCTAAACATACGGAGACTTCTATTTCTACAACGTCTCATCACTTACAAATTCTAAAAAAAAATGAAGTCATTGAAAGCAGGCGTGAAGGAAAGCAAATTTTTTATTTTATTCAAAATAAACGCGTGCTTCACTTTATCAAAGTCGGTTTAGACTTTAGTAATATTCCCAAATACTAG
- the glpK gene encoding glycerol kinase GlpK, with amino-acid sequence MTEQQYIMAIDQGTTSSRAIIFDKSGNKVGSSQKEFTQFFPEPGWVEHNANEIWNSVQSVIAGALIESGVRPDHIKGIGITNQRETTIIWDRKTGKPIYNAIVWQSRQSAPIANQLKEDGHADMIHSKTGLVVDAYFSATKVRWILDHVEGAQERAEKGELAFGTIDTWLLWKLTDGNVHVTDYSNAARTMMYNIMDLKWDQEILDLLNIPSALLPEVKSNSEIYGYTQSYHFYGHEVPIAGMAGDQQAALFGQLAFEPGMIKNTYGTGAFIVMNTGEKPQISKNNLLTTIGYGINGKVYYALEGSVFVAGSAIQWLRDGLRMFESAPESEALAKASTSDNSVYVVPAFTGLGAPYWDSDARGSVFGLTRGTSKEDFVKATLQSIAYQSKDVIEAMKEDSGIDIPVLKVDGGAAKNELLMQFQADILDTNVTRAPNLETTALGAAYLAGLAVGFWKDLDDLQQFQGEGATFSPKMEAEERDDLYAGWKDAVAATQMFKRVKK; translated from the coding sequence ATGACAGAACAACAATACATTATGGCGATTGACCAAGGTACAACAAGTTCACGAGCAATTATTTTTGACAAATCAGGAAATAAAGTTGGAAGTTCACAAAAAGAATTCACACAGTTTTTCCCAGAACCAGGCTGGGTAGAGCATAACGCAAATGAAATTTGGAACTCTGTGCAATCTGTTATCGCAGGAGCTCTCATTGAGTCAGGTGTTCGTCCAGATCATATTAAAGGAATCGGGATTACTAACCAACGTGAAACAACAATTATTTGGGACCGAAAAACAGGTAAACCAATTTATAATGCAATTGTTTGGCAATCACGCCAATCAGCACCAATTGCTAATCAGTTAAAAGAAGACGGTCACGCTGACATGATTCATAGTAAAACTGGTTTAGTAGTCGATGCGTACTTCTCAGCAACGAAAGTTCGTTGGATTTTAGATCATGTTGAAGGCGCACAAGAGCGAGCTGAAAAAGGTGAATTAGCCTTTGGTACAATCGATACATGGTTACTATGGAAATTAACAGATGGGAATGTCCATGTAACGGATTATTCAAATGCAGCAAGAACAATGATGTATAACATTATGGATCTCAAATGGGATCAAGAGATTTTGGACTTATTAAATATTCCTAGTGCCTTACTTCCAGAAGTAAAAAGTAATTCAGAAATTTATGGTTATACTCAAAGCTATCATTTTTATGGTCATGAAGTACCAATCGCTGGTATGGCAGGAGATCAACAGGCAGCATTATTTGGTCAATTGGCATTCGAACCAGGTATGATTAAAAATACATATGGTACTGGTGCATTTATCGTTATGAATACAGGTGAAAAACCTCAAATTTCTAAAAATAATTTATTAACTACAATTGGTTACGGAATTAATGGCAAAGTTTACTATGCTTTAGAAGGTAGTGTGTTTGTGGCAGGTTCTGCGATTCAATGGTTACGTGATGGGTTAAGAATGTTTGAATCAGCACCAGAATCAGAAGCGTTAGCGAAAGCATCAACATCAGACAATAGTGTTTATGTTGTTCCAGCCTTTACAGGATTGGGCGCACCATATTGGGATTCAGATGCCCGTGGTTCTGTCTTTGGTTTAACTCGTGGAACAAGTAAAGAAGATTTTGTTAAAGCAACACTACAATCGATTGCTTATCAATCAAAAGACGTGATTGAAGCAATGAAAGAAGATTCAGGTATCGATATTCCTGTTCTTAAAGTGGATGGTGGCGCAGCTAAGAACGAATTATTAATGCAATTCCAAGCAGATATCTTAGACACAAATGTAACACGTGCTCCTAATTTAGAAACAACAGCATTAGGTGCTGCATACTTAGCAGGTCTTGCAGTAGGTTTCTGGAAAGATTTAGATGACTTACAACAATTCCAAGGTGAAGGCGCAACATTCTCACCAAAAATGGAAGCAGAAGAACGTGACGACTTGTACGCAGGTTGGAAAGATGCAGTGGCTGCAACACAAATGTTCAAACGTGTGAAAAAATAA
- a CDS encoding RelA/SpoT family protein: MPKEKVLTDQDVMKIVASYMSQEHVDFVQKACDYATEAHSTQFRQSGEPYINHPIQVAGILAELKMDPHTVATGFLHDVVEDTDITLKDLEKEFGPDVAMLVDGVTKLGKIKYKSHEEQLAENHRKMLLAMSQDLRVIMVKLADRVHNMRTLNHLREDKQRRIAKETLEIYAPLAHRLGISLIKWELEDRSLRYLNPRQYYRIVHLMNSKRGEREMYVNQTVEEIGEATKEMNMDAEIYGRPKHIYSIYRKMKDKKKEFAEIYDLLAIRVLVDSIKDCYAVLGAIHSKWKPLPGRFKDYIAVPKSNMYQSLHTTVIGPKGNPIEIQIRTHEMHQIAEFGVAAHWAYKEGKTEKQEDNNANQISLLREIIELQDEGYNASDFMENVKGEIFSDKVYVFTPKGDVTELPKGSGPLDFSYNIHTEVGNKTTGVKVNGKMVPLDYKLKNGDIIEVLTSANSFGPSRDWVNLVATSRAKNKIKRFFKDKDRDENIHKGRTALERMLLDNDFAPKDFLSKDKLADAIERFNYQTVDDLFASVGFGEVTTQVVYNRLTEKERKERGVKKQQEEAEELMNQPVQKKDATKMKIRHEGGVVIQGADNLLVRISRCCNPVPGDEIVGYITKGRGISIHRKDCANMNSSPDVQNRQIDVDWEDADANSKQEYNADLEIYGYNRSGLLNDVLLVVNAHTKRLVGVEAKPAKNKMAVIHLTISIQNLSHLEQIVEKIKAVPEVYSVRRTNG, encoded by the coding sequence ATGCCAAAAGAAAAAGTATTAACAGACCAGGATGTCATGAAAATTGTCGCTAGTTATATGAGTCAAGAACATGTAGATTTTGTTCAAAAAGCATGTGATTATGCAACAGAAGCTCACTCAACTCAATTTAGACAGTCGGGAGAACCGTATATTAATCATCCCATCCAAGTAGCTGGGATTTTGGCGGAGTTAAAAATGGACCCACATACGGTTGCGACTGGATTTTTACATGATGTAGTAGAAGATACAGACATAACGTTAAAAGATTTAGAAAAAGAGTTTGGTCCAGATGTTGCTATGTTAGTAGATGGTGTAACTAAACTAGGTAAAATAAAATATAAATCTCATGAAGAACAACTAGCAGAAAATCACCGTAAAATGCTACTTGCCATGTCTCAAGACTTACGAGTAATCATGGTAAAACTAGCAGATAGAGTGCACAATATGCGAACACTTAACCATTTAAGAGAAGACAAACAACGTCGCATTGCCAAAGAAACCTTAGAAATTTATGCACCACTTGCCCATCGTTTAGGGATTAGTTTGATTAAATGGGAATTAGAAGATCGTTCGTTACGTTACTTAAATCCAAGACAGTATTACCGAATTGTTCACCTAATGAATTCAAAACGTGGTGAGCGTGAAATGTACGTGAATCAAACTGTTGAAGAAATTGGTGAAGCAACCAAAGAGATGAATATGGACGCTGAGATTTATGGTCGTCCTAAACACATTTATTCAATTTACCGTAAAATGAAAGATAAGAAAAAAGAATTTGCTGAAATCTATGATTTACTAGCGATTCGTGTGTTGGTTGATTCAATTAAAGACTGTTACGCAGTTTTAGGGGCAATTCATAGTAAGTGGAAACCTCTGCCAGGTCGATTTAAAGATTACATTGCCGTTCCTAAGAGTAACATGTATCAATCTCTCCATACAACTGTTATTGGTCCGAAAGGAAACCCAATTGAGATTCAAATTAGAACTCATGAAATGCACCAAATTGCTGAATTTGGGGTGGCTGCTCACTGGGCTTATAAAGAAGGAAAAACAGAAAAGCAAGAAGATAATAACGCGAACCAAATCAGTTTGTTACGTGAAATTATTGAACTTCAGGATGAAGGATACAATGCCTCAGACTTTATGGAAAATGTAAAAGGTGAGATCTTTAGTGATAAAGTGTATGTGTTTACGCCTAAAGGTGATGTAACAGAGCTACCTAAAGGATCAGGCCCTCTTGATTTTTCTTACAATATCCATACAGAAGTTGGGAATAAAACAACAGGTGTTAAAGTAAACGGTAAAATGGTTCCTCTTGATTATAAACTTAAAAATGGAGATATCATTGAAGTGTTAACGTCTGCCAATTCATTTGGTCCAAGTCGCGATTGGGTTAATTTAGTGGCAACAAGTCGAGCTAAAAATAAAATTAAACGTTTCTTTAAAGATAAGGATCGAGATGAAAATATTCATAAAGGTCGTACAGCTTTAGAAAGAATGCTATTAGATAATGATTTTGCACCAAAAGATTTCTTATCAAAAGATAAGTTAGCTGATGCCATTGAGCGTTTTAATTATCAAACGGTGGATGATTTATTTGCATCAGTTGGTTTTGGTGAGGTGACGACTCAAGTTGTTTATAACCGTTTGACTGAAAAGGAACGTAAAGAGCGTGGGGTTAAGAAACAACAAGAAGAAGCCGAAGAATTAATGAATCAACCTGTTCAAAAGAAAGATGCAACGAAAATGAAGATTCGTCATGAAGGTGGCGTGGTAATTCAAGGAGCGGATAATTTACTTGTTCGAATCAGTCGTTGTTGTAATCCTGTTCCAGGTGATGAAATTGTGGGTTATATTACTAAGGGTCGTGGAATTTCCATCCATAGAAAAGACTGTGCCAATATGAATAGCTCGCCAGATGTTCAAAACCGTCAGATTGATGTTGACTGGGAAGATGCTGACGCAAATAGTAAACAAGAATACAATGCTGATTTAGAAATTTATGGTTATAATCGCAGTGGTTTACTAAATGATGTGCTGCTTGTTGTTAACGCTCATACAAAACGTTTAGTTGGCGTGGAAGCAAAACCAGCTAAGAATAAAATGGCTGTCATTCATTTAACGATATCGATTCAAAATTTGAGTCATTTAGAACAGATTGTTGAAAAAATAAAAGCCGTTCCAGAAGTCTATAGTGTTCGTCGAACAAACGGCTAA
- a CDS encoding GTP pyrophosphokinase codes for MEYLTEDLIKLVNDVDPKSHFYVGALETYRKLIIYYQSAIDEVETKLRIIDRELSSSSNMGRNNTIHQIQSRVKTLKSIVLKLDRKGLPFSKGVVAEELADVAGIRVICAYADDIYMVLESLSEQTDINVLEIKDYIKNPKPSGYRSLHVILEIPVFFFKETKHIKVEIQFRTIAMDYWASLEHGLRYKEGVTDENLSHRLERTAQSLSILEEEMLAIRNELEK; via the coding sequence ATGGAGTATTTAACAGAAGATTTAATTAAGTTAGTCAATGATGTGGATCCAAAATCTCATTTTTATGTAGGAGCTTTAGAAACTTATCGAAAATTAATTATTTATTATCAATCAGCTATTGATGAGGTCGAAACCAAATTAAGAATTATTGACCGTGAATTAAGCAGTTCATCCAATATGGGGCGAAATAATACAATCCATCAAATTCAAAGTAGAGTAAAAACATTGAAAAGTATTGTCTTAAAATTAGACCGTAAAGGACTGCCTTTTTCTAAAGGAGTTGTCGCTGAAGAACTGGCTGATGTAGCGGGTATTCGTGTGATTTGTGCTTATGCAGATGATATTTACATGGTGTTGGAGTCGCTCTCGGAACAGACGGATATTAATGTCTTGGAAATCAAAGACTATATCAAAAATCCCAAACCAAGTGGTTACCGAAGTCTACATGTGATTTTAGAAATTCCAGTCTTTTTCTTTAAAGAAACGAAGCATATTAAAGTGGAAATTCAATTTAGAACAATTGCCATGGATTACTGGGCAAGTTTAGAGCATGGATTAAGATATAAGGAAGGTGTGACAGATGAAAATTTGTCACATCGTTTAGAAAGAACGGCTCAATCTTTATCTATTTTAGAAGAAGAGATGCTGGCAATTCGTAATGAGCTTGAAAAGTAA
- a CDS encoding potassium channel family protein — MFGLLLGFKRLGQCLARCFKKDEVKALLITTGSVLLLGTIFYHNVEKMAYIDSFYFSFVTLATIGYGDLYPVTVLGKLFTVVYSILGLGLVSLSAGIIAREVIQLRQNETCEDKEKRTDDK, encoded by the coding sequence ATGTTTGGTTTATTACTTGGATTTAAACGTCTTGGTCAATGTTTAGCTCGTTGTTTCAAAAAAGATGAGGTCAAAGCTTTACTGATTACAACTGGCTCTGTCCTTTTACTTGGTACTATTTTTTATCATAATGTAGAAAAAATGGCTTACATTGATTCCTTTTATTTTAGTTTTGTAACCTTAGCTACGATTGGTTATGGAGATTTATATCCAGTTACAGTTCTTGGAAAACTTTTCACCGTTGTTTACAGTATTCTAGGACTTGGATTGGTTAGTTTATCTGCTGGGATTATCGCTCGTGAAGTGATTCAACTTAGACAAAATGAAACATGCGAGGACAAAGAAAAAAGAACCGATGACAAATAA
- the dtd gene encoding D-aminoacyl-tRNA deacylase yields MRVVLQKVNHGNVVVENEELGKIEKGYVLLVGIKEGDTKKEADYLAKKISQLRIFEDENEKMNLDIHQVGGKILSISQFTLLADTKKGNRPSFTKSAHPDIASELYQYFNQELRKNKLDVIEGKFGAHMSITLENDGPVTIFFDTDYK; encoded by the coding sequence GTGAGAGTTGTTTTACAAAAGGTTAATCATGGAAATGTTGTCGTTGAAAATGAAGAACTAGGTAAAATTGAAAAAGGGTATGTTTTATTAGTAGGTATCAAAGAAGGCGATACTAAAAAAGAAGCAGATTATCTGGCTAAAAAGATTAGTCAATTGCGCATTTTCGAAGATGAGAATGAGAAAATGAATTTGGATATCCATCAAGTCGGTGGAAAAATATTGTCGATTTCTCAGTTTACATTACTAGCTGATACGAAGAAAGGCAATCGCCCGAGTTTTACTAAATCAGCCCATCCAGATATAGCTTCAGAACTATACCAATACTTTAATCAAGAACTTAGAAAAAACAAGTTAGACGTTATTGAAGGTAAATTTGGAGCCCATATGTCAATCACTTTAGAGAATGACGGCCCCGTGACTATCTTCTTTGATACAGATTATAAATAA
- a CDS encoding MIP/aquaporin family protein produces MSGDTLQIFSEFLGTMMLILLGNGVVAAVCLKKSKAEGAGWVVITLGWGAAVTMAVYMSSFMGPAHLNPAVTVGMAVAGNFSWNLVVPFIIAQVVGGIVGGMLVYITYLPHYDATEDQATILGTFATGPAIRKPISNMITELIGTFVLVFTLLAFSKYTFADGMNPLIVGVLILSLGLSLGGPTGYAINPARDLGPRIAHQLLPIKNKGESDWGYSWVPIVGPFLGGILAALVWGLIA; encoded by the coding sequence ATGAGCGGGGATACTTTACAGATTTTTAGTGAATTTTTAGGAACAATGATGTTAATTTTATTAGGGAATGGCGTTGTAGCAGCTGTCTGCTTGAAAAAGAGTAAAGCAGAAGGTGCTGGTTGGGTTGTTATCACATTAGGTTGGGGTGCTGCTGTAACCATGGCAGTATACATGTCCAGCTTTATGGGACCAGCTCACTTAAACCCAGCAGTAACAGTTGGGATGGCAGTGGCAGGTAACTTCTCATGGAACTTAGTCGTACCATTTATCATCGCGCAAGTAGTCGGTGGTATTGTGGGTGGTATGTTAGTTTATATTACATATTTACCTCATTATGATGCAACAGAAGATCAAGCAACAATCTTAGGAACGTTTGCTACAGGACCAGCCATTAGAAAACCTATTTCTAATATGATTACTGAGTTAATTGGAACATTTGTTTTAGTATTTACACTATTAGCATTTTCTAAATACACATTTGCTGATGGCATGAATCCATTAATCGTTGGTGTGTTAATCTTATCTCTAGGTTTATCATTAGGTGGACCTACAGGATATGCCATCAACCCAGCAAGGGACTTAGGTCCGCGTATCGCTCACCAATTGTTACCAATTAAAAACAAAGGTGAATCTGATTGGGGTTATTCATGGGTACCAATCGTAGGACCATTCTTAGGCGGAATCTTAGCAGCTTTAGTATGGGGACTTATCGCATAA